In the Chromobacterium sp. ATCC 53434 genome, TTGAACGCCGGATGGTTGAACTCGATCGACAGCGTGATCTTGAAGCCGTCGTGCGGGTCCAGCCGGACCCACACGCCGCGGTCTTCCACCATCACGGTCTGCTTGACGCGGATGAAGCGCTTCTTCTGGTCTTGCTCGATCACCCCGGCCGCCTGCAGCAAGTACAGGAAGGGGGCGGCGGAACCATCCATGATGGGGATTTCCGCCGCCGTCACCTCGACGACCAGGTTGTCGATACCGAAGCCGGCAAACGCCGACATCAGATGCTCGATCGTGCCGACACGCACGCCGGTATCCGTCACCAGCGTGGAGGAGAGGCGCGTGTCGTTGACGAGCGAAGGTTCCACCCTCACGTCGACCGGCTCGGGCAAGTCGGTACGACGGAAGATGATGCCGGTATCGGGCGGCGCCGGCAGCAGGGTGAGCTTCACCCGCTCGCCGGAATGCAGACCGACGCCCGTGGCGCTGATCGCTTGCTTCAGCGTGCGCTGCAAGATCATTTCAGGCTACTCAACCAAACGGGAAAACCCGATTCTAGCATAGCGACTGCCTATGCTTTATTGATTGATTCGCTTTCATGAATAGCGTTTATCTATCCGCGTCCCTCGCTCAATCGGCCTGCTTGCGCAGGAAGGCCGGAATGTCGTAGCTCTCGCTGACTTCCGGATTGGAGAAGTCCAGCGACGGCGACGCGCGACGGCGGCCGGTGCGCATGATGGCCGGCGCGTCCAGGTCCTCGTAGTTGACCATCTCGACGGCGCGGTCGTCGGTGCCGGTCTTGACGATCTTGATGTATTCCGGACGGTCTTCGTTGCGGACCGCCTTCTTCTGGCCGAGGCCGGTGGCGATCAGCGTCACGCGGATGGTGTCTTCCGGCATGTCGGCCACTTCGGCGGTGCCGAACTTGATCTGGGCGTCCTCGTCGGCGTACTGGCGCACGATGCTCATGATCTCGCGGTACTCGCTCATCTTCAGGCAACCCGGCGCGGTCGAGATGTTGACCAGCACGCCGCGCGCGCCTTCCAGCGTGATGTTGTCCAACAGCGGGCTGGCCACGGCCTGTTCGGCGGCCACGCGGGCGCGGTCGATGCCGGAGGCGTAGGCGGAACCCATCATCGCCAGACCCATCTCGCCCATCACGGTGCGCACGTCGGCGAAGTCGACGTTGATCAGGCCCGGGCAGGTGATCACTTCGGCGATGCCGGCCACGGCGCCCTTCAGCACGTCGTCGGCGGCGCGGAACGCTTCGCGCATGGTGACGTCGTCGCCCAGCACTTCCATCAGCTTCTCGTTCGGGATCACGATCAGCGAGTCGACATGCTTCTTCAGATCCTCGATGCCGTTCTGCGCGACCTTCATCCGCTTGCCTTCGTGCTCGAACGGACGGGTGACCACGCCCACCGTCAGGATGCCCATTTCCTTGGCCACTTCGGCCACAACGGGCGCCGCGCCGGTGCCGGTGCCGCCGCCCATGCCGGCTGTGACGAACACCATATTGGCGCCGCGCAGCGCCTCGGCGATGCGTTCGCGGTCTTCCAGCGCGGCGCTGCGGCCGACTTCCGGATTCGCGCCGGCGCCGAGGCCGCGGGTCAGATTGGTGCCCAGCTGCAGTTTCTGCGGCGCGCTATTGCGCTGCAGCGACTGCGCGTCGGTGTTGGCGCAGATGAATTCCACGCCGTGCACATGGCCGGTGATCATATTGTCGATGGCGTTGCAACCGCCGCCGCCGACGCCGATGACCTTGATGACGGCCGAGCTGGCCGTTTCCTGCATCACTTCAAAAATCATTCCGCTCATTTCCCTCTCCTCAACATAAGATGAGCTACGACTAACCGTGTGTACTACGCCCGAATTGCCGCGCCGCCGCGCCTCGCGGCGGCGCGTTTCTACTAGAAGTTCCCGGCGAACCAGGCCTTCATCTTGCCCAGCAACTGGCCCACGCCGGCGGATTCCACCTTGCCGCTGGGGCCCGAATAACCCTGAATCTGATCCTTGCCGTACAGCAGCAAGCCGACGCCGGTCGAGAAGCGCGGCGTCTTCACCACCTCGGCCAGGCCGCCGACGTACTTCGGCACGCCGACGCGGACCGGCAGGTGGAACACCTCCTCGGCCAGCTCCACCATGCCCGGCATCAGGCTGGCGCCGCCGGTCAGCACCATGCCGGACGACAGCAATTCCTCGAAGCCGCTGCGGCGCAGCTCCTGCTGCACCAGCTGGAACAACTCCTCGACGCGCGGCTCGACCACCTCGGCCAGCGTCGCGCGCGACATCTGGCGCGGACCGCGCTCGCCGACGCCCGGCACCTCTATCATCTGCGCCGGATCGGCCAGACCCACCAGGGCGACGCCGTGCTGGATCTTGATGTCCTCGGCCTCCTTGGTCGGGGTGCGCAGCGCCATCGCGATGTCGTTGGTGATCTGGTCGCCTGCGATCGGGATCACCGCCGTGTGGCGGATCGCGCCGCCGACATAGACGGCGATGTCAGTGGTGCCGCCGCCGATGTCGATCAGGCAGACGCCCAGATCCTTCTCGTCCTCGGACAGCACCGCGATGGCCGAGGCCATCGGCTGCAACACCAGGTCGGACACTTCCAGGCCGCAGCGGCGCACGCACTTGGTCACGTTCTGCGCGGCGGATACCGCGCCGGTGACGATGTGCACCTTGGCTTCCAGCCGCACGCCGCTCATGCCCAAGGGCTCCCGCACGCCTTCCTGGCCGTCGATGCTGTATTCCTGGGTCAGGATGTGCAGCACCTGGTGGTCCGGCGGGATGGTCACCGCGCGCGCGGTCTCTATCACCCGGTCGATGTCCATCTTGGTGACTTCGCGATCCTTGATCGCCACCATGCCGTGCGAGTTCACGCTCTTGATGTGGCTGCCGGCGATGCCGACGAACACCTCGTGAATCTTGCAGTCGGCCATCAGCTCGGCCTCTTCCAGCGCACGCTGTATCGCCTGCACGGTGGACTCGATGTTCACCACCATGCCGCGTTTCAGGCCGCGGGACGGGGTATGGCCCATGCCGACGATGTTAAGCTGGCCGTCTTCCAGCACTTCCGCCACGATCGCCACGATCTTGGAGGTGCCGATGTCCAGGCCGACCAGCATGCTCTTGCTTTCCTTTGGTTTGCTCACCTGTCGCTCCAACGCCTAATCACTTGTTTCCCTTGGCCGGCGGCGCCTTGTAATCGGGCATCCGCACGGCGAATCCGTTCGGGTAGCGCATGTCGACGTATTCGATGTGATACGGCAACCGCGCCAACCTGCTCTTCCAATAGCCGGCGAAGCGCTCCGCGCGCATCGCCGCGTCATTACGTCCCAGCTCCAGCTGCAACTGGTTGTCCAGCACCACTTTCCACGCCCGCCGCGACGACAGCCACAACTCGCGCGGCGCCAGGCCCGACGGCTGCAATGCCTGCCGCAACTGCGTCAGCATCGCCGTCATGTCCTTCTCGGCGCCGGCCGGGCCGTAGAACACCGGCAGCTTCGCGTCGCTGGCGGCGTCGAAACGCTCGCCGCGGGTGTTGACCAGGCCGTTCTCCCCCCAGCGCGCCAGCGCCGCGTGCTCCTCCACGGTGATGTCCAGCGCGTCCGGCCAGCGCCGCCTCACCTGCGCGTCGCGCACCCACGGCAACTTGCCGAAGGCGGACCGCGTCTTGTCGATGTCCAGCGTGAAGAAGGTGCCGGACAGCTCGTGCTCCGCGATGAACTTCAGTTGCTCCGCCGTCACCCGGTTCATGTCGCCCTGAATCCGTATCTTCTTCACCGGGAATACCGGCGCATGCGTCAGCCAGAATCCCCCCGCGTACAGCAACATCAGCGCTGCAGCGCCCAGCATCAGATTGGCCAGGCTCCGGAGCAACCGATAGTTATCCCACATGCACCGTATCCAATACCTTCAGACACAGGTCTTCGTAACTGATGCCCTCCGCCCGCGCCGCCATCGGCACCAGGCTGTGGCTGGTCATGCCCGGATTGGTGTTGGCCTCGAGCAGATACACGCCGCCGGCCTCGTCCATCAGGAAATCCACCCGGCCCCAGCCCTGGCAGCCCAATACCTTGAACGCCTTCAGGCACAATTCGCGCGCCCGGCTTTCCGCGTCGCCGGCGAGGCCGGGGCAGCGGTAGACGGTATCGTCGCGGAAGTACTTGGCGTCGTAGTCGTAGTACTCGGTCGCCGGCTCGATCTTCACCGTCGGGTAGGCGGTATCGCCTATCACCGCGCAGGTGTACTCGCCGGCGCCGATGAATTGCTCGGCGATGACGATGTCGTCGTAGCGGCTCGCTTCCTGGTACGCCGCCTTCAGGCCGCCCGGCATCTTGACCTTGGTCACGCCGATGCTGGAGCCCTCGGTCGACGGCTTGACGAAGATGGGCAGGCCGAGCGCCTTCTCGATCGCGTCGAAATCGCTGTCGTCGCTCAACAGCTCGAACGCCGGAATCGGCAGGCCCGCGCCCTTCCACAACAACTTGGTGCGCCACTTGTCCATGCAGATCGCCGACGCCATCACGCCGCAACCGGTATACGGGACGCCCAATGCCTCCAGCGCGCCCTGCAGCGTGCCATCCTCGCCGAACGGGCCGTGCAGCACATTGAACACGCTGTCGAAACCCTCGTCCTTCAGCGCAGCCAACGGCTTCTCGCTCGTATCGAACTTGTGGGCGTCCACTCCCTTGGCCAGCAGTGCCGCCAGCACGCCGGCGCCGCTCATCAGCGACACTTCGCGCTCAGCCGAGCTTCCGCCCATCAACACCGCCACCTTGCCGTACTGCTTCATCTGTCTATCCTCTGCGTGTCCGCGCCGACGGCGCGGACCAAATCCTGTCAAACAGCCAGCGCCAACACCTTGGCCGGCACCGCGCCGACCGAGCCGGCGCCCATCGTCACCACCACGTCGCCGTCCCTCGCCGCGTCGACGATGGCCTGCGGCAGATCGGCGATATCCTCGACGAACAGCGGCTCCACCTTGCCGCCGACGCGCACCGCGCGCGCCAGCGCCCGGCCGTCGGCCGCGACGATCGGCGCCTCGCCGGCGGCGTACACCTCGGACAGCAGCAAGGCGTCGACGCCGGACAGCACTTTGACGAAGTCCTCGAACAGATCGCGGGTGCGGGTGTAGCGGTGCGGCTGGAAGGCCAGCAGCAGCCGGCGTCCCGGGAAGGCGCCGCGGACCGCGGCCAGCGTCGCGGCCATTTCCACCGGGTGGTGGCCGTAATCGTCGACCAGCGTGAAGCTGCCGCCGTCCTTCGCCTTGACCTCGCCGTAGCGCTGGAAGCGGCGGCCGACGCCGGCGAACTCGGACAGACCCTTCTGGATCGCCGCTATGCTGGCGCCGCACTCCAGGCCGATGGCGATCGCCGACAGCGCGTTCAGCACGTTGTGGCGGCCCGGCAGGTTCAGCACCAGCGGGAAGCGGGTGATGGTGCCGTTCTTCACCACCACGTCGAAATGCATCTGGCCGGCCGCCGCGCGCACGTTCTCGGCGTAGATGTCGGCCGATTCGTCGAGGCCGTAGGTGGTCACCGGCTTGGTGACGCGCTCGCGGATCTCGCGCACATTGATGTCGTCTATGCACAGCACCGCGCGGCCGTAGAACGGCATCCGCTGCAGGAAATCGACGAAGGCCTGCTTCAGCTTGTCGAAGCTGTGGTCGTAGGTGTCCATGTGATCGGCGTCGATATTGGTCACCACCGCCATCACCGGACTCAGATGCAGGAAGGACGCGTCCGACTCGTCGGCCTCGGCCACCAGGAATTCGCCCAGGCCCAGCTTGGCGTTGGTGCCGGCGGCGGTCAGCTTGCCGCCGATGACGAAGGTCGGATCGAGCCCGGCCGCGCCCAGCACCGACGCGGTCAGGCTGGTCGTCGTCGTCTTGCCGTGGGTGCCGGCGATGGCGATGCCCTGCTTGAAGCGCATCAGTTCGGCCAGCATCATCGCGCGCGGAATCACCGGGATGCGCTTGTCGCGCGCCGCCAGCACTTCCGGATTGTCGGCCTTGACCGCGGTCGAGGTGACCACCACGTCGGCGCCCTCGATATAAGTGGCGTCATGGCCGAAGAACACGCGCACGCCCTCGGCGGCCAGCCGCTTGGTGGTGGCGCCGTCGGCCATGTCCGAGCCGGACACGGTATAGCCCAGGCCGTGCAGCACCTCGGCGATGCCGCACATGCCGACACCGCCTACGCCGACGAAATGTATGTGTTTGACCCTGTGTTTCATGTCTGTGTCTCTGCTGGGACGCTCGTTCGGCGCCCTGTCATTCCCCGGCCAGCTGCCGGCACAGCGCGGCCACTCGGCCCGCGGCGCCCGGACGGGCCTGCGCGCGGGCGCGCTCGGCCTTGTCCAGCAACTGTTCCCTGTCCAGCCCCGCCAACAGGCCAGCCAGCCTGTCAGCGCTCAATTCCTTTTGCGGCACATGCCAGGCCGCGCCTTCCTTTTCCAGCCACTCGGCGTTGTCGCGCTGGTGGCCGGTGGTCGACACAACCAGCGGCACCAGCACGCTGGCCACGCCGGCCGCGCACAACTCGCTGACGGTGATCGCGCCGGCGCGGCAGATCACCAGATCGCACTCGGCCAGGCGCCGCGGCATGTCGTCGACGAAGGGCAGCAACTCCACCGCGTCCGCCAGGCCGGCGGCCCGATAGACCGCCTCGACCGCGGCGAAGTTCGCCTCGCCGGTCTGATGCGTCAATAGCGGCCGCTGGTCGGCCGGCAAGCGGGCCAGCGCCTGCGGCAGCGTTTCGTTCAATACCCTGGCGCCCAGACTGCCGCCGACGACCAGCACCTTCAGCGGACCGGAACGACCGGCGAAACGCTCGGCCGGCGGCGCCATGCCCTCGATCTCTCCGCGCACCGGATTGCCGGTGACCTGCGCCTTGGCCGCGCTCGCCGCGCCGCCGTCGAAACCGCAGGCCAGCGTCTTGGCGAACGGCAGCAGGGCCTTGTTGCTCAGCAGCAGGCTGGCGTCGGCGTTGACCAGCACCAGCGGCTTCCACAGCAGGCCGGCCATCACGCCGCCGGGCAGGCAGACATAGCCGCCCATGCCCAGCACCACGTCCGGCCGGTGGCGCAGAATCAACGCCGCGCTGCCGAAAAAGGCGCCGACCAGTTGCAGCGCGCCCTTGACCGAGCCCAGCAGACCCTTGCCGCGCACGCCGTGGAAATTCAGCCTCTCCAGCGGAATGCCGGTCGGCGGCACCAGCTTGTTCTCCATGCCGCGACGGGTGCCCAGCCACACCACCTTCCAGCCGCTCTGCTGCAACTCCCTGGCCACGGCGAGGCCGGGGACGATGTGTCCGCCGGTGCCTGCCGCCATCACCATGACCGTTCGATTCACCATTTACCTTCTTCCCATGAGGCGGAAGCCCTAAGGGCCTCCCGCCTATTCATCACTGTTCATCCGCGCATGACGCGCCGGTTTTTGCTTCGCCCTTCGGGCTCGCAGAAACCGAAGGAAACGGCGCTGAAGCGCCTGGAAAGGCCTACAGCCTTTCCTTATGCGGGGCTAAACCTTATAGCCCCGCATAATCCTTCGATTTTCGTAATCAACCCGCAGCAGCACCGCCACCGCGATCAAATTCATCAGCATCGCCGAACCGCCGAACGACATCAGCGGCAGCGTCAGACCCTTGGTCGGCAGCAGGCCCATGTTCACGCCGATGTTGAAGAACACCTGGATGCCGAGCCAGATGCCCACGCCCTGCGCCACCAGCGCCTGGTAGTAGCGCTCCAGCTTTTTCGACTCGACGCCGATGTGGAAGGCGCGACGCACGATCCAGGCGTACAGGCCGATCACCACGCAGATGCCGGCGAAGCCGAACTCCTCGGCGATCACCGCCATGATGAAGTCGGTATGCGCCTCCGGCAGGTAGAACAGCTTCTCTATGCTGCCGCCCAGACCGACGCCGAACCATTCGCCGCGGCCGATCGCGATCAGCGAGTGGGACAGCTGATAGCCCTTGCCGTACGGGTCGTCCCACGGATCCATGAAGCCCAGCACCCGCTTCAGCCGGTACGGCGAGGAAATGATCAGCACCACGATCGCCCCCACCGCCATCACCGCCAGGCCGGAGAAGATGCGCATATTGATGCCGCCGAGGAAGAGCAGGCCCATCGCGATGCTCATCACCACCATCAGCGCGCCGAAGTCCGGCTCGCGCAGCAGCAGGAAGGCCACCACCACCATCGCCATGAACATCGGCAGAAAGCCTTCCTTGATGCTGTGCAGCAGATGGCTCTTGCGCACCGTGTAGTCGGCCGCGTACAGCACCACCGCGAACTTCATCACCTCCGACGGCTGCAGATTCAGCACCAGCAGGTTGATCCAGCGGCGCGAGCCGTTGACCACCTTGCCGATGCCCGGAATCAGCACCAGCACCAGCATCACCAGCCCGATCAGGAAGATCTTCCCCGAGTACTTCTGCCAGAAGCCGGTCGGAATCTGGAAGGCCATGTACGCCGCCGCCAGCCCGATCACCATGAACACCACGTGGCGGATCAGGTAGAAGTAGCGGTTCTGCGTCGC is a window encoding:
- the ftsW gene encoding putative lipid II flippase FtsW, which translates into the protein MNANPARRYTAITPLDEALAWALALLLSISLVMVYSASIAYAEADAATQNRYFYLIRHVVFMVIGLAAAYMAFQIPTGFWQKYSGKIFLIGLVMLVLVLIPGIGKVVNGSRRWINLLVLNLQPSEVMKFAVVLYAADYTVRKSHLLHSIKEGFLPMFMAMVVVAFLLLREPDFGALMVVMSIAMGLLFLGGINMRIFSGLAVMAVGAIVVLIISSPYRLKRVLGFMDPWDDPYGKGYQLSHSLIAIGRGEWFGVGLGGSIEKLFYLPEAHTDFIMAVIAEEFGFAGICVVIGLYAWIVRRAFHIGVESKKLERYYQALVAQGVGIWLGIQVFFNIGVNMGLLPTKGLTLPLMSFGGSAMLMNLIAVAVLLRVDYENRRIMRGYKV
- a CDS encoding cell division protein FtsQ/DivIB — encoded protein: MWDNYRLLRSLANLMLGAAALMLLYAGGFWLTHAPVFPVKKIRIQGDMNRVTAEQLKFIAEHELSGTFFTLDIDKTRSAFGKLPWVRDAQVRRRWPDALDITVEEHAALARWGENGLVNTRGERFDAASDAKLPVFYGPAGAEKDMTAMLTQLRQALQPSGLAPRELWLSSRRAWKVVLDNQLQLELGRNDAAMRAERFAGYWKSRLARLPYHIEYVDMRYPNGFAVRMPDYKAPPAKGNK
- the ftsA gene encoding cell division protein FtsA, coding for MLVGLDIGTSKIVAIVAEVLEDGQLNIVGMGHTPSRGLKRGMVVNIESTVQAIQRALEEAELMADCKIHEVFVGIAGSHIKSVNSHGMVAIKDREVTKMDIDRVIETARAVTIPPDHQVLHILTQEYSIDGQEGVREPLGMSGVRLEAKVHIVTGAVSAAQNVTKCVRRCGLEVSDLVLQPMASAIAVLSEDEKDLGVCLIDIGGGTTDIAVYVGGAIRHTAVIPIAGDQITNDIAMALRTPTKEAEDIKIQHGVALVGLADPAQMIEVPGVGERGPRQMSRATLAEVVEPRVEELFQLVQQELRRSGFEELLSSGMVLTGGASLMPGMVELAEEVFHLPVRVGVPKYVGGLAEVVKTPRFSTGVGLLLYGKDQIQGYSGPSGKVESAGVGQLLGKMKAWFAGNF
- a CDS encoding D-alanine--D-alanine ligase, producing the protein MKQYGKVAVLMGGSSAEREVSLMSGAGVLAALLAKGVDAHKFDTSEKPLAALKDEGFDSVFNVLHGPFGEDGTLQGALEALGVPYTGCGVMASAICMDKWRTKLLWKGAGLPIPAFELLSDDSDFDAIEKALGLPIFVKPSTEGSSIGVTKVKMPGGLKAAYQEASRYDDIVIAEQFIGAGEYTCAVIGDTAYPTVKIEPATEYYDYDAKYFRDDTVYRCPGLAGDAESRARELCLKAFKVLGCQGWGRVDFLMDEAGGVYLLEANTNPGMTSHSLVPMAARAEGISYEDLCLKVLDTVHVG
- the murC gene encoding UDP-N-acetylmuramate--L-alanine ligase, giving the protein MKHRVKHIHFVGVGGVGMCGIAEVLHGLGYTVSGSDMADGATTKRLAAEGVRVFFGHDATYIEGADVVVTSTAVKADNPEVLAARDKRIPVIPRAMMLAELMRFKQGIAIAGTHGKTTTTSLTASVLGAAGLDPTFVIGGKLTAAGTNAKLGLGEFLVAEADESDASFLHLSPVMAVVTNIDADHMDTYDHSFDKLKQAFVDFLQRMPFYGRAVLCIDDINVREIRERVTKPVTTYGLDESADIYAENVRAAAGQMHFDVVVKNGTITRFPLVLNLPGRHNVLNALSAIAIGLECGASIAAIQKGLSEFAGVGRRFQRYGEVKAKDGGSFTLVDDYGHHPVEMAATLAAVRGAFPGRRLLLAFQPHRYTRTRDLFEDFVKVLSGVDALLLSEVYAAGEAPIVAADGRALARAVRVGGKVEPLFVEDIADLPQAIVDAARDGDVVVTMGAGSVGAVPAKVLALAV
- the ftsZ gene encoding cell division protein FtsZ, which gives rise to MSGMIFEVMQETASSAVIKVIGVGGGGCNAIDNMITGHVHGVEFICANTDAQSLQRNSAPQKLQLGTNLTRGLGAGANPEVGRSAALEDRERIAEALRGANMVFVTAGMGGGTGTGAAPVVAEVAKEMGILTVGVVTRPFEHEGKRMKVAQNGIEDLKKHVDSLIVIPNEKLMEVLGDDVTMREAFRAADDVLKGAVAGIAEVITCPGLINVDFADVRTVMGEMGLAMMGSAYASGIDRARVAAEQAVASPLLDNITLEGARGVLVNISTAPGCLKMSEYREIMSIVRQYADEDAQIKFGTAEVADMPEDTIRVTLIATGLGQKKAVRNEDRPEYIKIVKTGTDDRAVEMVNYEDLDAPAIMRTGRRRASPSLDFSNPEVSESYDIPAFLRKQAD
- the lpxC gene encoding UDP-3-O-acyl-N-acetylglucosamine deacetylase — encoded protein: MLQRTLKQAISATGVGLHSGERVKLTLLPAPPDTGIIFRRTDLPEPVDVRVEPSLVNDTRLSSTLVTDTGVRVGTIEHLMSAFAGFGIDNLVVEVTAAEIPIMDGSAAPFLYLLQAAGVIEQDQKKRFIRVKQTVMVEDRGVWVRLDPHDGFKITLSIEFNHPAFNRAPQTVEVDFAHHSYTDEISRARTFGFMHEVEYMRNHGLGRGGSLDNAIVIDDEYVLNPEGLRFPDEFVRHKILDAIGDLYIVGHPLIAAFSGHKSGHAMNNKLLRKLLETPEAWEYASFDDPLDAPSSFHQLPPEE
- the murG gene encoding undecaprenyldiphospho-muramoylpentapeptide beta-N-acetylglucosaminyltransferase, coding for MVNRTVMVMAAGTGGHIVPGLAVARELQQSGWKVVWLGTRRGMENKLVPPTGIPLERLNFHGVRGKGLLGSVKGALQLVGAFFGSAALILRHRPDVVLGMGGYVCLPGGVMAGLLWKPLVLVNADASLLLSNKALLPFAKTLACGFDGGAASAAKAQVTGNPVRGEIEGMAPPAERFAGRSGPLKVLVVGGSLGARVLNETLPQALARLPADQRPLLTHQTGEANFAAVEAVYRAAGLADAVELLPFVDDMPRRLAECDLVICRAGAITVSELCAAGVASVLVPLVVSTTGHQRDNAEWLEKEGAAWHVPQKELSADRLAGLLAGLDREQLLDKAERARAQARPGAAGRVAALCRQLAGE